The Gordonibacter urolithinfaciens genome contains a region encoding:
- a CDS encoding MATE family efflux transporter: MSITALAQGARGCAQGAWGHAQGARRRAGEARRARAGRAPAEKTSSADVFVLSVPLFIELFMQIMVGNVNQMMLAPHGTDPTAAVGNALQILNIITIALSAMGTASTVLVTRVLGNASSKRTISEIATVALVVNMALGALMTAVLFTFWPQFFGWLHIDATLWGMGSSFLLIVGSTTILQGAFFAITALLRSFARVGDVMGASLAMNAVNVGVGLVLVNGLGGVLALGVEGTAAANVAARVVGLGLAAFLLLRHTDVRPSPRLLRPFPKKTLKNMLGVGIPSSGEQMNYDLAQIVILSFINVLGTTVVTVKVYCSMLASIAYLYSIALSQATQIVLGYLFGAGKFDIVRRRVWMADLIAAVLTTAVSLTLWWNFDAVVGLLTADPVVHELGRQIMLVEVFLGIGRSLNIVMVRALIALGDVRTPVTVNVAFSWVFAVGGGWLLGIGWGWGLVGMWIAMCIDEWLRAGFLIATFARGGWKRRVPGSAQGGEREHAGSRRRHPASTGIDEGGSRASAALEKPELPPTEPTFGPFAPTRVKQGEIVGVNAPSFVVTTAFDGSNTASVLDDIASSFW; this comes from the coding sequence ATGTCCATAACCGCATTGGCCCAAGGGGCGCGCGGGTGCGCACAGGGAGCCTGGGGGCACGCGCAGGGCGCACGGCGGCGCGCCGGAGAGGCGCGGAGGGCCCGCGCCGGCCGGGCGCCGGCCGAGAAGACCTCGTCGGCCGACGTGTTCGTGCTGTCCGTCCCGCTGTTCATCGAGCTGTTCATGCAGATCATGGTAGGCAACGTGAACCAGATGATGCTGGCCCCGCACGGCACCGACCCGACCGCCGCCGTGGGCAACGCGCTGCAGATACTCAACATCATCACCATCGCGTTGTCAGCCATGGGAACGGCGTCCACCGTGCTGGTCACGCGCGTGCTGGGGAACGCCTCGTCCAAGCGCACGATATCGGAGATCGCCACCGTCGCGCTCGTGGTGAACATGGCCCTGGGCGCGCTCATGACGGCGGTGCTGTTCACGTTCTGGCCGCAGTTCTTCGGGTGGCTGCACATCGATGCCACGCTGTGGGGCATGGGCTCCTCGTTCCTGCTTATCGTGGGCTCCACCACCATCTTGCAAGGTGCGTTCTTCGCCATCACGGCTCTTCTGCGCAGCTTCGCGCGCGTGGGCGACGTCATGGGTGCCAGCCTGGCCATGAACGCGGTGAACGTTGGCGTGGGCCTCGTGCTGGTGAACGGTCTGGGCGGCGTGCTGGCGCTCGGCGTGGAGGGCACCGCAGCCGCCAACGTGGCGGCACGCGTCGTGGGCCTGGGGTTGGCGGCGTTCCTGTTGCTGCGCCACACCGACGTGCGCCCGTCGCCGCGGCTGCTGCGTCCGTTCCCGAAAAAGACGCTCAAGAACATGCTGGGCGTGGGCATTCCCTCGTCGGGCGAGCAGATGAACTACGACCTGGCGCAGATCGTCATCCTGTCGTTCATCAACGTGCTGGGTACGACGGTGGTCACGGTGAAAGTGTACTGCTCCATGCTGGCGAGCATTGCCTATCTGTATTCCATCGCGCTTTCGCAGGCGACGCAGATCGTGCTAGGCTACCTGTTCGGCGCCGGCAAGTTCGACATCGTGCGCCGGCGCGTATGGATGGCCGACCTCATCGCGGCCGTGCTCACCACGGCCGTGTCGCTCACGCTGTGGTGGAACTTCGACGCCGTGGTGGGTCTGCTCACCGCCGACCCGGTCGTGCACGAGCTGGGCCGGCAGATCATGCTGGTGGAGGTGTTCTTGGGAATAGGCCGCAGCCTGAACATCGTGATGGTGCGCGCTCTCATCGCGCTCGGCGACGTGCGCACGCCGGTAACGGTGAACGTGGCGTTCTCGTGGGTGTTCGCAGTGGGCGGCGGCTGGCTGTTGGGTATCGGCTGGGGCTGGGGCCTCGTGGGCATGTGGATAGCGATGTGCATCGACGAATGGCTGCGCGCCGGCTTCCTCATCGCCACGTTCGCGCGTGGGGGCTGGAAGCGACGGGTGCCCGGCTCTGCCCAAGGGGGCGAAAGGGAACATGCAGGCTCGCGCCGGCGACATCCGGCGTCGACCGGCATCGATGAGGGCGGCTCACGTGCGTCTGCGGCCCTGGAGAAGCCTGAACTGCCGCCTACCGAGCCGACGTTCGGCCCTTTTGCGCCGACACGGGTGAAGCAGGGCGAGATCGTGGGGGTGAACGCCCCCTCGTTCGTGGTGACCACAGCGTTCGACGGCAGCAACACGGCGTCCGTTCTCGACGACATCGCCTCGTCGTTCTGGTAA